GGTATTTTTCGGCGACTACCATCCGCGCGAAGCAGCCCGCCGCGGCATTGAGCAACGGTTCGGCCAGGTGCGCAGTGATTCAGCGACGCTTGCTCATCTCGCTGAACTCGTCAGCACCCAGCAACTGCGCGTAGCCATCGATCACACCTACCCACTGGCAGATGCCGCCGAAGCCCACCGGCGGGCCGAGCAAGGACACCTGCAAGGCAAACTCGTCTTGACGGCCCACCAGTGAGTGGCGATCGAGCAATGCTGGAAGCGCACCAGCTCGATGAGCTCCCCAACGAGCTTGACGGCCTCGGGGCCGGCGGTCGATTCTCAACAGACTCTGCCGCCGGCAACAAGGGCGCGACGCAACGTACAGCAAAACCTTTAACTGCACGCACATGGCTAGTAACGGTGGCGGGCCATGGGTGGTACGCCACCGCGTTGGTCGCTGTCGGGCGGCACCACGGTGGGCACCATCTCGCTGGTCACTAGTCCCTGCTCGTGTGTCAGTTCATCGACCACGTCAAACGATTCGGCGATGTTGGATGGAGTGTCGATCACGAGGGTGACGACGGGTACGTGGCGTACTAGTGAGAAGAATTTGTCCCCGTGGGGTTCGTGATCGCCATGAAAGCCCCAGATTCCACGCAGGACCGTCGCTCCGTTGGAGGTCTTGCGCCGTCGAAGTTGCTGGATTAGCGCGCGATGGATTGGTGCGCCGCCGCGACGTGCTGCTTCGGAGGTGTAGATCATCAATTTTTGCCACAGCGGTAGGCCGTGTTCATCTGTACCCGGCAGGGCGTGTGGTCGTTCCAGTAATTCACCGTCGCGCTTGCATACGCGGACGCGCTCAATCGTGATCAAGGGTCGGCGCAGCAGCCCTCCGAGTTCGGGCAACACCCGACCGATCACAGCGCCCGAGCCGACGGCGATGATCATCATCGGAACGTCGGCGTTGCGGCCAATGAATTGGGCGCGTTGTCGGTCTCCGTGCGCAGTGCCGTCGACGCCGAGGAATACCGACGCTCCCGCAATTCGGCGGCGATACATCAGGTCGCAGATAGCGATGTAGGCGGGCATACCGTAAACACGTTCCTTGCGGCCGACGTAGATGGTCAGCTTGACGGCTTCGTGCAGCTCATCTGCTAGCTCTAAGGGCCCAACATCATCACGCAGGAGCCGGGCTCGCTCAAGGGTAACCAGGCCCCGTTGCTTGAGGGCCAGCACGGGGTCGAGCAGCGCTTCAATCCGAGTTCTGTTGTCCGCAGCGATAATTCCCACAGGCGGGTCTTCGGACAAGCTCAACGACTGGTCGGTTCTCAGGTAGTGGCGTGCCCCGAAGCCGCCGATGCCGCGCAACACGATGCTGGTCGCGATCGCACGCTGCTCAAACAGCTCGAGCAGCTTCTCAGCGAGAAAGCGGTCTCCGGTGCGGCGGCGCTCGTCAAAATAGGCGCTGAGCTTAAGAGCGTCCTCATCCATGGCTTCTCCTTACCGTTGCCGCACAAGGGGTTTCAGGATGACCGTTGCGTTTGGCTGCTCGTGAGGTCCGGGTGTGCTATAAATTGGCAACACACGATGGCGGTGGGGCTCGCCATAATCGCGCGTCGAGTATCGACGGCCAACGGTCCCTGCGGAACAGATCAATTCTCGGCCGGCTGGATGGGCGGTCGAATGTGACGCGGAGGAAGATTCGTGGCCGTTCAATTTTCGTCGATATCTGCGCTCGAAATCCTCGATTCGCGGGGGAGACCCACCCTCCGGGTAGCCGCGACGCTGCTCGATGGTCATCAAGTATGTTCGGGCGTACCGTCTGGAGCGTCGACCGGCAGCCGGGAGGCCGTTGAACTGCGTGACCATGACGAGCGCTACGCCGGTCTGGGCGTCCGCCAGGCGGTGGCAAATGTCAACGGGCCGATCGCGGAATTGTTGACCAGCCGCCCGTTTACCTCTTTGGAGGCGGTTGACCAGGCGCTGCAGGCGCTGGACGGCACACCCAACAAGGCTCGTTTGGGCGCCAATGCGATTGTCGGCGTCTCTATGGCAGCCGCCCGGGCATTCGCACACGCTGCAGGAAAGCCGCTGTGGCAGTGGCTGGCTCCTGTCGGTGTGTCTCCCCGGCTGCCGGTCCCGCACTTCAATGTCATCAATGGCGGTGCCCATGCGATCAATAACCTCGACTTTCAGGAATTCATGATCGCACCGATTGGGGCGCCCTCGTTTTCTGAAGCAATGCGCGCCGGTGCCGAAGTGTATCGCCAACTGCGTTCGACTTTGACCGATCGCGGCCTGGCTTCCGGACTCGGGGACGAGGGCGGCTTCGCGCCAGAGATCAGTTGTCCCGAAGATGTTTTGACGTTGCTGTCCCAGGCGATTGACGATGCCGGATACGTTGTAGGTCGAGGCGGCGTCGCGATAGCGCTGGATCCGGCCGCAAGCGCTTTTTATCGCGACGATCACTATCAGATCGACGGTCGATCGTTGTCCAGCGAGGAACTGGTCGACCGCTACTCCGCCATGGTGGATCGGTACCCGATATGGAGTATTGAAGACGGAATGGACGAGGGCGATCTCCGAGGATGGCGGAAATTGACAGATGCCCTGCGCGACAGAGTGCAGCTGGTTGGCGACGACAATTTGGTGACGAACCCCGATTTGATCGCGTTCGCTGTACGTGCGGGCATCGGCAACGCCGCGCTGATCAAGGTCAACCAGATCGGGACGGTGTCGGAAACCCTTGAGGCGCTTGCCCTGTGCCGGGAAGCAGGCTATGGCGCGATGATTTCTCACCGTTCGGGAGAAACCGGCGATCCGTTCATCGCCGACCTTGCGGTGGCGTCGGGGTGCGGTCAGATCAAGTCGGGTGCCCCGGCCCGCGGGGAACGTGTCGCGAAATACAACCGTCTTCTGGAGATCGAAGCAGCCGCCCCCGAGTTGCCGTTCGGGTTGGCCCCCGTTCATCGCCCGACTCTGCGTGATTGACCGGTACGAGTCATGATGTCGCGATCACCACGGCCAGAACCGCCAGTACTGCGATGAGCATGTAAGCCATGTAGGCGTCCAGGCGCCCGGACTGCAGCTTCTTGGCAGTACGCGACACAACGAGCACACCGCGGGTCAACGGGCGGTAGAAGTAGCGCTCGACGACATCGACGACGTCGATGCGATAGGTATAGCGAAGCGCCGAATCTTGGTGATTGCTGGGGTCGTCCTCAGTCTCCAAGAGGGCGGTTCGGGTGAGCAGGACGGTAGCGAGCACGTTACGCACGGGATTGGCATAGCCGGATGAGGTGTAGCCAACGCCGCGGTCGACTCCCGGTGATGCCGAGGACCACGGCGCGACGGCGCGAGCCCGAAAGGGGTTGCGGCCAGCGAATGCGGCCGCACAGGTTGCGATGAGCACGGACATAACGGGCAGCACGATCCACAGCCACGTCGGTGACAATGCAGAAAAATCCGCGAAAACGGGTTGCAATACCCATGGGTCGGCGTTGGCGCTAGCGGCCTGATCACCCACAATCGGCCGCAGGCCGCGCGCGATCAAGCCCACCTGCAGCGGCGCCACCGCGGCAGTGCCAAGGCACCCGATCACGAGAGTCGCTACACCGAATCGGTAGGGCCACTGACGATCTACGCGCGCGGCCGCCGGGATCAACGGCGGCTCATTGATGCGCGACGGGCCAAATGCGGTCAGTGCAACCACCCGTACGAAGGTCACCCCTGCGATACCGATAGTCAGCGCGATCAACGCGCCGGTGACGGCGGTCGACAGTTGCATTGCCAGACTCCTGAATCTGAACTGCTGCATCAGCGACTCGAGAGTGAACCATTCGGAGGCGAAACCTGCGGTCAGCGGAAGTCCGGCCAGCGTCAACGAGCCGATCACCAAACCGGTTCCTGCCCAGGGCAGACGGCGTATGATACCCCCGAGGCGGTCGAGCTCGGTTGTGGCGGTTGCATGTTCGATTGTCGAGGCGGATACAAACAGCAGCGTTTTGCCAAGGGCATGTGCCATCACCTGGGCGGTGCCAGCGATGAGTCCCGCCGCCACCAGCTTGGGTTCATTGGCCGCAGCGCCCACCAACGCCGCACCGAATCCGGCGGTGATCATGCCGGCGTTTTCCACACTCGACCATGAAATCAAGGTGGCCAGATCGGGATTAACCGCTGCGTGAGCGATGCCCAGAATCGCGGTGACCCCGCCGATGATGAGCACCGCGCATACCAGCCAAACCGGTGGGGCCCCAAAGATATTCAGGGTACGCCACATACCGTAGAAGCCAACGTTGACGGCAGCACCAGCGATCACGGCACGGGCAGGGCCGGGTGCGGCGAAATATCCGCGCGGCATCCAAATGTGGGCTGGCACCAGACCGACTTTGATGCCGAAGCCCAATAGCAGCAACGCATACGAGGCTTGTCCTGCGGCACTGCGAGGACTGACCACCGCGGCGGTAAAGGCGAAGGTGTGGGTGTGTGATGCCAGCAGTAGCGCACCCATCAACAGTGCCGCGCCGCTGGCCTTGCCGAACACCACGGTGATTACGGAACCATGTGCCCTGCCCGGAAGCGCGCGGTCATATCCCGATACCAGGTAAAATGCGACGGTCAGCAGCTCCCAGCCGAAGAGAAGAACAAACAGGTTGTCTGCCATCAGAATGACCGCGACCGCGGCCAGGGTTACGGCGATTCCAGCCGGCAGGCGCGACCGTGGTTGGTTCGCCGATGCGGCCGCGGCAATCAGGGCAGGGACGGCGACCCCGAACGACACGATGAGGAAGAGCCCCGATAGCGCGTCCACGCGCAGTGCCGCAGGGCCAAAGCCAGCCAACCCGCCAAGGCCGACTCGTTGTGCGCGACCGCCCACCGCGTAGGCACCGGCTATGACCAGCGTCGCGGCCCCAGCCGTATTCGCGGCCCAGGCCGTAACGACCAATCGACGCTGAGCGACGCGGCCGCGGCGGTGTCCTGCGCATGCGCTGATCAACGCCGCCGCAGCCAATAGCCCGAGCCCGAAAATCAGCATTGCGCGCTCCGACCTGCGGGCAGGGGGACGCGACCCAATGCCAAGAGAATTCCGTGCAGGACACTGAATGGAGAGGCGGGTGCGCCCGGGATCCACACGTCAACCGGCACCACGTCGGAGATCCCGACCCCGCCGGTATACCCGCCGCCGATCAATCCTCCACTGACCGCGTCGGTTCCGACAGCAATCACCACTGTCGGGTTCGGCATGGCGACGAGCGTGCGGCGCAACGGTTCAACCATTCCCGCCGCGCCTATCCCGGTGATCAAGAGAATATCGGCGTGACGAGGACTGGCGGTGAAGAAAATCCCTAACCGGTGTAGGTCGTAGACCGGGTTGGTCAGGGCCTGAATTTCCCATTCATCGCTACCGTCGGATCCGGTGTCGATGTGGCGCAGATGCACCGAGCGTCGCAGGCGGCGCACGCGGCGGCCGAGGGCTGCCCGCACCTGGACAATCGCTTCGTCAGTCTCCTCGATATCCCCGACCACCAGCCCTGCTCGGGTCAATCGCGCTGTGTCCGAGCCAGGTTCCCAGCCGAACCATTCTGGAGCCAGTTGCACGCACCGTCCACAAAGGATGCAGCGCGCCCGGTCCAGTTGTGGTTGCGGCTCAACTGAAATGGCACCGGTGGGACAGGCTTGGGCAGCCGAAGCCAACTGCACAGGATCCGCGTACAAGCTGTTGTCATTGATACCCACGCCTGCGGGGAATTGATCGAAATAATCGTCAGCGCGTGTGGGCCAGCGGCTGGTGATGATGCCGTCGCGGAGCCCCCGGAATATCCACGGCATCTACATCGCCACCCCGGCGTAGCACAGGCCGAAACTGGCTTCGATGAATGGGAAGTCGGTAAAAATATCGCCGCTGAACACATCGTGGAAAAGCAGCATGTTATGCAGGGAAGCCGAGCGGGCAAAGCAGCGGCGGATCGTGCCGTCGCGGACTTCTAGGCCGTAGAGCACCTCGCCTTGAGCCGCTTCAGCCCAGCCCAGTGTGAAGCCGTCGACGACCTCGACCGGCGCCAAGAACGCTGTCTCGGCGAGCGGCGTGAGCCGATCGCACGCGCGGTGGATCAGCTCAGCGGCGATGTCGATCTCTCCCCACCGGACTCGCAACCGGGCCAGCGCATCGCCGTGATCATCGACGACCGCGCCGTCGAAAACAGGGAGTTCTGCGTATCCGTCGTAGGGGCGTTTGCGTGCATCGTCGTCACAGCCCGACCCACGGCCCACTGGACCCAACGCCCCATGTGAGGCAGCCAACGACGGGTCCAGATGTCCGGTTCCGCGTAGCCGGTCGAGAAACGAAGCGTCCATCATCAGCGCATCACGGTCATGCCGGATTCTGCGCACAATCACCGCCAGTCGTGCTGAGACCTCGGCCGGTTCCAGTCGTGGCTGGGCGCTGATCCCGCCGACTCTTACTATCGAGCGGCCAAATCGGTTTCCGCACAGCGCAGAAACCAGTCGCATAACGCTTTCTTTGTGCCATCCGAACCGCGCCAAGGGGATGGCAATTCCCGCGGCTTCGCACAGCCGCGTCACCACATCGAGATGGTTTGCGATGCGTTCGAGTTCGGCGAAGATGACGCGAACCAGTCGCGCGCGCCGCGGCGGGATAGCACCGGCGAGGTTTTCTGCGGCGTGGGCGAAAGCGAGTGCATGGGCCACTGACGAGATTCCTTCCACCCGTTCGGCAACCAGAATGCCGTCAGCAACCGGCAATGCTTCGAAACGTTTGGCGATTCCCCGATGTTTGTAGTGGGGCCGGATATTGAGGTGGGGTATGTCCTCGCCGGGAGTTTCGATGAGAAATTCGATGGATTCATAGACTCCCGACCGCACAGGGCCCAGCGGCAAGGTGAAAACACCGCCACCGCCGACATCCACCGGTGCACACGGTTCGGCGGCGCTTGAGTGGATGCGCGGCGGCAAGGTGGCATGGTTGATTTGGCCGGGCCGTGGTGATGGTTGCCCGGGTTGACGGGCCAATAGCAGCGGGTCGAGCCTCGGGTGTCCAACTGGCACCACACCGGAGAGATCGTGTAGCGCTCGTTCATACCAAAATGCCGCCGGCACATCGGGTGTCAGCGCCGAGTACGACATCGATCCCTCGGAGTCCGGTCGCAATCGGGTGCGAAGGCAACTAACCCGAGAACCGCCGACAAGTAGTGCGTGCAGTTGTTCTGTCTGAGTGTCGTGGGAGGCGTACACGCCGGCAAAGCGGCAGCCGGCGGCGACGTGTCCGACTACGTCAGCCCGCCAGCGTTCCAGCGGCAGGTCAACCGCCCCAATCTTTGTCGCCGAGGTCATCGGCCACCGACCGCGAGCTCGCTTGCGCCATGATTGAGCAGGTTGACCAAGTCTGCCGGAGGGGCTAGCCCGAGGACGAGCAAAGCCAGTACTCCTGCGACAACCGGAGTGACCATCCACCGACTAGGTTCGCCCGGAATCCGAGCGGTATCGGTAGCGGTGGGATCGGTGGGGTGCACGCGGAAGAGAATTCGCGTCGTCGCGAGGGTCAAGCCCAGGAATGCCAGGGTGACCAGACAGACGAGTGCGGCTGCCGCAGCATTGCGGGGGTGGGCAAATCCGCCGGACACGATCTGAAACTCGCTGCGGAATAGGCCGAAAGGCGGCATGGCTGACAACGCCAGAACGGCGATCAAAAACAGGGGACCCGACCACGGTAAGACTCCGATGCCGTCGGCCATTCGTGCCAGTTCCTTGGTACCGAATTTGCGCACCAGCACGCCTGCGCCCATGAACGCGTTGCCCTTAGCTGCAGCGTGGGCCAGCACGTGGAGCAGCACACCCGAAAGGGCGATCGGCGCACCGAAGCTCACACCGATCGCCAGGATACCCATATGTTCGATACTCGAATAGGCAAGCAGCCGTTTAATGTCCCGCTGTTCAAGTAGATACAGCGCGGCCAGGAGCAGTGAGAGCACTCCGAAGACCAGCAGCACCATCTGCGGGAACCGGGGCCCTAGTGCGGCGACCGTGATCTGGTAATAGCGCAGGATCGCATAAAAGCTCACAGCCAAAAGCGATCCCGACAGTAGCGCGGAGACGGGTGTCGGCGCCTCTGCGTGCGCGTCGGGTAGCCACGTGTGCACGGGAAAGAATCCCACTTTGGTGCCATAGCCGACTACTGCAAGCACGAACGCCAACCGCAACGGTGTGTGGGGCGATTGGCCGGCCGCGGCGATTAATGGATCAAAAGCCAAGTCGTATGACTGGCCCAGCACCTGCGCGCCGGCGTAATACATGAAGATGGTTGCCAACAGGCCAATCCCGAGACCTGAGGAGGCGATCAGCACGTACTTCCATGCGGCCTCTGTTGCACCTTCGGTGTCGTCTAATGCAACCAATAGCGCCGAAACGACCGTGGTGATCTCGACTGCGATCCATAAGAGTGCAAGTCCATTGACCAGCGGAGCGCAGATCATCGACCACGCGAAGGCGTTGAGGCCCATATAGAACCGAGCGCTATGGCGGGCGAACCGGGCCTGCTCCTCGGCCGTTTGTTCACGTACCGCGCGCTCTTCGTCGGCGAGGTAGCCGACGGAATATATCCCGACTGTCGCATAGAGGAAACAAGTACCGAGGAGAAAGATCAGTGATAGCGGATCGGCCCTCAGATAGTGCAATGCGGTGATGGTGTGGCCGACACTGGCTGGAACCAACATGGTGGCCAGAACGAAGGTGACAACACCGGTTGCCGCGGTCAGGATTGCCGCGAGGCGATGCGGTGCTCGCACGCATAGCAGCGTCGAAATCAACGGCAAGATGACAAGCAGCACAAGGATTATCGACATGGGTTATCCCCGCAGTCGGTCGAGTGTTTGAGTTGACAGGGATTGCGTCCGTCGGTGATGGGTGCGCATTAAGACCCCGAATACCACCACTGCGACCAACAGGTCGAACAAGAACGCAACTTCTAAGATGAGCGGCATTCCGGCGGCGACCACCAGACTGGCCAGCGAAACACCATTTTCGAGTGAGAAGAAGCCGATCGCCTGGCTGACAACGTCGCGCCGGACGATCATCAAAATGAAGGCCACCAAGATCACCGCCACCGACAGACTCAGCGCGGCGGTGGGCAAGACCGGGGAGTTGATACCAAGGACACCTACGGCGAAGAATCCGAATGCCGCCACACCGATTGAGATCAGCACCTCATTTGCCACTCCGAGCGCACCGCTGCCGGCGATTTCTTGGTTGGCTTCGCGCAACAGGCCCACCACCAGCAGCGGTACCACAATGACCTTCAGTAATAGCGACAAGATGGCCAGCACATACAGTTCGGGCACGTCACGTCCGAACGCGACAACGGCGGCCAACACACTGACGGCCATTGACTGTCCGGCGTAAAGGCGCACTTGCCCGCGCAGCAGTGCCGCGCGCAGCATTCCGAACTCAAGCAGCAAAACAATCAGCGCCACGGTGTTCGCTACACCTTCGTAGACGGTGGGAACCGACTCCGTTGCCGCGAGAGCAAGCATCAGCCGCCTCCCAGGTAGAGGGTGAATACAGCCAGGACGGCCAACAGCAGTGCGGCCGAGACGAATTCGGTAATTTTGAACAGCCGCAGCTTGGCATAGCTGTTATCGATCACCGCCACCAGGCAGCCCAACACTGCGGCCTTGGCCAGTAACGCAAGTATCGCCAATCCGACTGCGGCCGGGCTCGTGGTGGAGGCCATCCCCCAGGGAGCGACAAATACGTTAAGCAAGATGACGTAGAGGACGAACTGCTTGGCGGAGGCTCCCCAATGGAGTAAGGCTAGGTCCGGTCCGGAATGCTCGAATGGGCGTCCAGTCTCAATCATTCCGAATTCTGTTGTTCCGGTGTGTGTTTCGACAGGTATTCGTGCCGTCTCATACAGAATCACCATGAACAGAGCGGCTGAGGCCAATAGGTGGGCGGGACGTACGATCTGGTCGGGGCCACTGCGCACGGTGGCTCCTAGGACGTAAGGAAGGTCAGTCGTGGTGATCAATGCCACGGTGAACACCACCAACAAAACCACCGGCTCAGTAATTGCCGCAAAGGTTTTGGCGCGACTGGACGACAGCTGCGCGTAGGCATCGCCGGTTTCGGCGGCGGCGACTGCCACCAGAAAGCTGGCGAATGCCAAAATTAGGCCCCCACCTTGAATGTCACCCATGTAGCCCAGCGGTAACGCGTAGCTGGTGAGAACGGGGATCAGCATTGGAACGGTGAGGTAGCAGGCGAAGGATGCCAGCGGCGCCAGTCGAAAGAACGGGCCCGCGCCAACCGGAACTAGAGTCTCTTTTCCAAAGAACTTCCGGAGGTCGAAATACGGCTGCATAATCCGCGGCCCGCGACGACCTTGCAGACGCGCTTCTAACCAGGCAATGAAACCACTTATGCCTGGTGCGCCGCCGGCCACGGTGATCACCTGTAACCCTTGAATGAGCGGTAACGACAGGCTGTTCATGAGGCAACCCGTCGTGGGCGCCACACCTGGTCACCCTCGTCACGCCGCCACGGCAGCTTCGCATCAATACGGACGATCGCTGTAGCGAAGACTAAGTAAACAAGAGAATCAGCGCTCGATTTCATTGCGGCGCCGAATGCATCGGGCTGCCACGACTTACGATACAAATCACCTGCGACTCCTTTAGGGGTTCGCAGGTGCCATCAGCCTTGCGGCGGTTCGAAAGCAATGCTTTCTGGCGGACTCCATCGCCAACGTCAGTTAACCAACGGCGATTCGGTTGGTCAAGTCGGAACGGACAGGTCTGGTGCCGGCTCCGGAGCTGAGCCGGTGAGCGCCGAGTTCCGCTAGGTTGACCACAACCATGTTGTTGTCGATGGGATCGCCGTTCTTGCCGAGGCCGTCAACGACAGTGCGATAACCGTCGCCCCGCAGCAACGCCTGATAACGGTGGTGAAAGTGGCCGTGCCACAACCGAGCTGGGCGGGTCAGGTCGACAACGGACCGCAGCCGGACTCGGTAGAGCTCGGAGCGTCGAAGTTCTTGTGCCGGGAATCCGAATCGGTCGCGCGCCGCGCCCGGAACCGTGATTCCGCTCGGACAGTCGTGGCAGAACATCACATCGGCGGACCCGGTGGCTCCTGCGTCATGAGCTTCCTGGGCCGTGATGCATTCCTGTGCCCACCACGATCGTCCGGGTGTGCGCAGAAAGCGGTCGATGGAATAGGCGCCCCCGAGCGCTAGGCATCTGGTCTGGGCCCATTGCCAACGAAATCCCCGTGGCAAATGGACGATGTGTTCGCGCAACGGGCGCAGTCCGTCGGCATCGACGGGCCAGCTCAACAACCGGTCGAAATTCTCGTGATTGCCGTCGACGAATCCCAAAACGATGCCGCAGCTATCCAACGCACGATCGAGCGAGTCCAGAAAGTGGTCGGCGAAGTTGTAGCCGAGGTCTCCTAGGTGAAGCAGCACTGTGGCGTCGCGCTTGGCGGCGTGCTTTATGGCTGCGACGGCGTAGTCGGTATCGGCATGCCAGTCACCCGCGATCGCGATCCGCGACGGCGGGGACAGGATGGAATGTGCTAGCACTTGCCCCGGTGGTGATACGGGCACAGGTAATGATGATCGGTTCATGCTCGGCTCCTGGGTCCGCTTGCGTCGCACGACGTGCTTCAAACACGCCGGGCGACCGGCACTGGTTAGTTCCCAGGGACCGTTGGCAACCGTCGGGCTCTCCCAAGCCCAGACACGGTGGCAAAATTTGCGAGCCCCACCGCCTGCTCTCTCGAGGCTACGCGCCTGTTTCAGGCCAGGTCAATGATATTGGCGCTGGCCCCTATCGGCGCCAACCGGCTAACCTGGCGGTCAGGTGATGGATCTCCACCTGGGTATGCGCCCGAACTGCCGACTCGGCTGATGGCTCCTGATTGGTTGGTGAGCAAGCGGCAAGGAGTCCCCGTCATGGCATTGGTCGTTGGATATGATCGCCATCCAGCCAGCCGGGCCGCAGTGCTTTTCGCCTGCGAATTGGCCGGCGCCCTGAACGTTCCTGTTCACGTCGTCCATGTGGTGGACATATCCGACGGTGTCATCTCCGGTTCGTCGGGGGAGTCGTCCGACGCTGTCAAACGAAGACTCGACACCGAGCGTCGGCATGTCGGGGAGGCGCTCGACGCGGCACACGTGCGGTGGGAATATCATCTTCTCAACGGCGAGCCGGTCAAGGCGCTTCTCAAGATCGCCGAGGACTGTGCCGCAATTTTGATTGTGGTGGGTCGCCCACAGCATGGGATCGGCCCGACCTTAAGTCACATCGTGTCCGGTACCGTCACCCGAAACCTCTTGCGTCGCAGCACCCGCCCCGTTGCGGTGGTTCCAGAGTTCGCGGACAGTCCGTGAGCACCGCCGGCGTGACCCGGGTTTATTTGGCCCGGCACGGACGTACCGCGCTCAATGCGGCGGGGCGCCTGCGCGGGCTCAGTGATCCGCCGCTAGACGAGGTCGGTCTTATCGAAGTCGCTCGTCTCGCCGACGCGCTGGCCTCACGACGTCCCACGGCAGTGGTCTGCAGTCCGCTGCAGCGAGCGGTGGCGACCGCGCAAGCAATCGGCACCGCAGCCAACGCGCCGGTCATCATTGACATTCGACTCAACGATCGCGACTACGGGCCCATGACTGGTCTTCGGCGTGATGATGTTGAACACCGATACGGCAGCGTCGATTCAGCACCCGGAGTAGAAAGCCGGACGGCTCTCGCCGATCGGGCTCGGCGAGCATTCTTCGAACTCGTGGCTGAACTCGGGCCGGGGCCGGTCGTCATGGTCTCCCATGATGCGTTCAACACCGTTCTTCTGGAGCAGCTGGATCCCTCGCTGGATCACGTCAGCCAGCGCACGGCATGCTGGAATCAGCTCAGCCTCGTCGACGGAGTGTGGCGGGTGGACTGCTATGACGTTGTTGCCGAATGACTTGTGCTTGTCCGCCATTTGCGAATGCGATAGGCCCGGGCAAAGGCCGGTGTTCGCGCGGTAGCGCTACCGCCGCCATATCGCGCTGATCTCGGGTAGGATCGTGAATACGGCGATGAAGCTCGCCTCAACTGCCATTTGGGCTGATGGCTTCTACTACGTGGTACGACGCACGGTAGAAGACGGAGAGCGCAAAATGGCGGCCTTTACTAGCATCCTTGGCCCTGGCGTCGGTGATATGCGGAATACCTCCCTGCCGACACCGGACTTCTTTGCAGATCTACACCTTGACCAGATCTTCGCCGCGGTGACTGCTGGGTATGGCGACAGTGACATCGCAACTACTTTCTACGCACCCTTGCGCGAGCTACCAACCGTGCAGTACCGCCAACAGGTGTTCTGTGACCTCGACGATGAGCAGACACGGTCATCGATACAGCAATTCGTTGATGGCGCGCGCGCAATGCGTCGACGACTCAATGTGGCGAGGAGCGCCTGGCATCGCCTCCAACGACAGGGCTGGCTGATCGCTGCGATCGAATCATATTGCCGGGCAGTAGGTCTGCTCTGTGACGACCTCTTGCACATCCGGATTCGTTCTCTGGGCCTTCGTAACTTCGGCGAACACCTCGCAGGCTATGTGAATAGCGAAACGTTCACCACGCTGGTGGCCGAGACGCAGACGATGCGAGATCAGCTGCGCAAGGTGCGCTACCTGGTCCACATCGAAG
The nucleotide sequence above comes from Mycobacterium vicinigordonae. Encoded proteins:
- the eno gene encoding phosphopyruvate hydratase, which gives rise to MAVQFSSISALEILDSRGRPTLRVAATLLDGHQVCSGVPSGASTGSREAVELRDHDERYAGLGVRQAVANVNGPIAELLTSRPFTSLEAVDQALQALDGTPNKARLGANAIVGVSMAAARAFAHAAGKPLWQWLAPVGVSPRLPVPHFNVINGGAHAINNLDFQEFMIAPIGAPSFSEAMRAGAEVYRQLRSTLTDRGLASGLGDEGGFAPEISCPEDVLTLLSQAIDDAGYVVGRGGVAIALDPAASAFYRDDHYQIDGRSLSSEELVDRYSAMVDRYPIWSIEDGMDEGDLRGWRKLTDALRDRVQLVGDDNLVTNPDLIAFAVRAGIGNAALIKVNQIGTVSETLEALALCREAGYGAMISHRSGETGDPFIADLAVASGCGQIKSGAPARGERVAKYNRLLEIEAAAPELPFGLAPVHRPTLRD
- a CDS encoding DUF190 domain-containing protein — protein: MDEDALKLSAYFDERRRTGDRFLAEKLLELFEQRAIATSIVLRGIGGFGARHYLRTDQSLSLSEDPPVGIIAADNRTRIEALLDPVLALKQRGLVTLERARLLRDDVGPLELADELHEAVKLTIYVGRKERVYGMPAYIAICDLMYRRRIAGASVFLGVDGTAHGDRQRAQFIGRNADVPMMIIAVGSGAVIGRVLPELGGLLRRPLITIERVRVCKRDGELLERPHALPGTDEHGLPLWQKLMIYTSEAARRGGAPIHRALIQQLRRRKTSNGATVLRGIWGFHGDHEPHGDKFFSLVRHVPVVTLVIDTPSNIAESFDVVDELTHEQGLVTSEMVPTVVPPDSDQRGGVPPMARHRY
- a CDS encoding NADH-quinone oxidoreductase subunit C, translated to MTSATKIGAVDLPLERWRADVVGHVAAGCRFAGVYASHDTQTEQLHALLVGGSRVSCLRTRLRPDSEGSMSYSALTPDVPAAFWYERALHDLSGVVPVGHPRLDPLLLARQPGQPSPRPGQINHATLPPRIHSSAAEPCAPVDVGGGGVFTLPLGPVRSGVYESIEFLIETPGEDIPHLNIRPHYKHRGIAKRFEALPVADGILVAERVEGISSVAHALAFAHAAENLAGAIPPRRARLVRVIFAELERIANHLDVVTRLCEAAGIAIPLARFGWHKESVMRLVSALCGNRFGRSIVRVGGISAQPRLEPAEVSARLAVIVRRIRHDRDALMMDASFLDRLRGTGHLDPSLAASHGALGPVGRGSGCDDDARKRPYDGYAELPVFDGAVVDDHGDALARLRVRWGEIDIAAELIHRACDRLTPLAETAFLAPVEVVDGFTLGWAEAAQGEVLYGLEVRDGTIRRCFARSASLHNMLLFHDVFSGDIFTDFPFIEASFGLCYAGVAM
- a CDS encoding proton-conducting transporter membrane subunit, yielding MLIFGLGLLAAAALISACAGHRRGRVAQRRLVVTAWAANTAGAATLVIAGAYAVGGRAQRVGLGGLAGFGPAALRVDALSGLFLIVSFGVAVPALIAAAASANQPRSRLPAGIAVTLAAVAVILMADNLFVLLFGWELLTVAFYLVSGYDRALPGRAHGSVITVVFGKASGAALLMGALLLASHTHTFAFTAAVVSPRSAAGQASYALLLLGFGIKVGLVPAHIWMPRGYFAAPGPARAVIAGAAVNVGFYGMWRTLNIFGAPPVWLVCAVLIIGGVTAILGIAHAAVNPDLATLISWSSVENAGMITAGFGAALVGAAANEPKLVAAGLIAGTAQVMAHALGKTLLFVSASTIEHATATTELDRLGGIIRRLPWAGTGLVIGSLTLAGLPLTAGFASEWFTLESLMQQFRFRSLAMQLSTAVTGALIALTIGIAGVTFVRVVALTAFGPSRINEPPLIPAAARVDRQWPYRFGVATLVIGCLGTAAVAPLQVGLIARGLRPIVGDQAASANADPWVLQPVFADFSALSPTWLWIVLPVMSVLIATCAAAFAGRNPFRARAVAPWSSASPGVDRGVGYTSSGYANPVRNVLATVLLTRTALLETEDDPSNHQDSALRYTYRIDVVDVVERYFYRPLTRGVLVVSRTAKKLQSGRLDAYMAYMLIAVLAVLAVVIATS
- a CDS encoding NADH-quinone oxidoreductase subunit B family protein, encoding MQLAPEWFGWEPGSDTARLTRAGLVVGDIEETDEAIVQVRAALGRRVRRLRRSVHLRHIDTGSDGSDEWEIQALTNPVYDLHRLGIFFTASPRHADILLITGIGAAGMVEPLRRTLVAMPNPTVVIAVGTDAVSGGLIGGGYTGGVGISDVVPVDVWIPGAPASPFSVLHGILLALGRVPLPAGRSAQC